The stretch of DNA TATCGATGGTGTGGAAGTGTATTCTACCCCTTCTAAGAGCCAAAACAAAAAACGTCTCACCTCGGAGATTGATGGTGGGGCAGTGTATCTCACCCCACAGAAAGGCCATACCCTTTATCGCAACGTCGACAAGACGGCTACAGAGGCTCTGCCAGAGAACGCAGGAAAACTGGTTTACACCTATACGATGGGCGTGACCACGGGAGATCCTAACAACATCGATGCCGAAGCCTCCATCAAAAAAGGAGCACACATCGTGTATATGGACACCAATAATTCTACCGACGACTTCCACGAGCGCAAAGAATTCTCTATTCGCGGCAAGTGAAAAGGCAGACCCCGGGAGAATCTCTCCCGAGGATGGCTTAACGGAAGACAAACGACTGATCATCAGACGTTTACAAAACCAATGGTAAAAGCTTAGCTTTTACGACCTAAAAGCTAAGAAAACGGACTGCAAAAGCTTAGAAAATGCAATGCAAAAGCTTAGCTTTTACCATCCTACCTTTCAACGGGCAGTAGGCGGACGAGGAGAGATCTTACGCTCTCTCGTCCCGCCCATCTGTCCTATTCCTGCACATTCCACTCCCCTCACACCTCAAAAATGACATTCCCAGCGAGCAAATACCTTCTGCAAGCGGCACTCTTGATGATGCCGGGCTTACTTTTGGCAAAGGGACGAGACGGCGCACAGGCGGCGTATCGCGATTTCAGGTTGATTCAACAATCCGATGCATGGCTTACATCGGTCAATGCCGCCGGGCTCACCGCCTATCAATGGCGAAACATCTCCACGGCACAGGTGGATTGGAAGCTCAGCCAGGGCGACCTGGTCGACTATTTTCAGTCGGCCCACACGGTGCAGGCGGGAGCGCAGGTCGAGTCGTTCTATCGGCTGAACGCCCGTAGCGTGCTCTACGGAAAGATGAGCTACGACAACTTCTCGGGACGAAACATGGTGGGTTCGGCTTTTATCGACCCCACACGAAAGCCGTTCGACCTCTCTGAAGACTCGCTCACCAACAGCGGAAAGAAACATCGCGACACCTATCGCTTGGTGGGTGCTTTCGGCATCGACCTCTGGCGCGGACTCGCTTTTGGAGCAAAGGTCGACTATACAGCGGCCAACTATGCCAAATACAAAGACCTGCGGCATCGCAACACGCTGATGGACATGAAGTTCTCTGTGGGCATCACCGCCCCCGTGGGTCGGTTGTTGCGCCTCGGGGCCAACTATTTTTATCGGCGAAGCACCGAGAGTCTGCGGTTCACCACGTATGGAAAAAGCGAAAAACCCTATCAGTCGCTCATCGATTATGCCGCCTTTATGGGCGAGGTGGAACAGCTGGGCAATTACGGTTTCACCGATCAAACCACCACACAACCCCTTGTAGACGAGTATAACGGCGGGGCTTTGCAGGTGGCTTTGCAAGCGGACCGGATGTCGTTTTTCAACAGTCTACAGGTCGTTCGCCGTCACGGCCATTACGGAAGAAACTCTCCCTATTCCATTCTTTACACCCATCACCGGGCCAACCTCTATGAATACCGCGGCGTTCTCTCACTGCACCGGGGGCACAACCTGCACCAACTGGCCCTGAATATCGACATCGAGAATCTCGAAAACCACAAAAACACCTACCGTAGTATGCTGAACGAGGCAGGGTCTACCTACTATGCCTACTACGATGCTGTGAAAATGGCCAACAAGGTTTGGACAGAAGGCAGTTTGATTTACACCGCTTTCCTGGGCATTTGCGCGGAAAGATCCGTCTGGACGCTACAGGCCGGCATACGGTTCATGCAGCGAAAGCAAACCGCCTACCGATACCCTTACTTCCGGCGGCAGGACATCCGCCACACAGAACCCTTCGTTTCGGTGGAACGAAACATTCCGGTCGGCACGTCGTTGCTCACGACTACCGTGGGGCTTGCCGCACTTTGGGGCAGCGGAGAGCCCTTTGTAGATGGCACTTTTGCCACGCCCTCCAATAAACAAAGTCCTCCACCAACGATGGATGCTTATCTTTATCGCAACTATCACTGCCTCACCGCCCGGCAACAGGCTCTGTATGCCGCTCTGAAATATAGCTTCGTGGTGCCGGGTACGCTGTTTCCCGTCTATGCAAAGGCAGACTTCCATTGGCGACACACCCCACAATCCTCCCCTCTCCTGAACAATCAGCATCGCTCTCGCTTGCTCTTGGCCGTGGGATGCATCTTCTAAGGTAGAGCTGTTCTATAAAATAGACCTATCGATAGGCATTCTCAAAAACTTTTTTCGTAACTTTGTGCCTTGTTAGAAAACGCACTTTAAGGAACGAAAAAAGAACCTGTCGCCAAGGCTCTAACGGCTTTTTGGCGCACCAATCCGTAAATAAAACGAATCGCAATAATGGAATACAACTTCAGGGAGATTGAGAAGAAGTGGCAAAAACGATGGGCGGAGATGGCTACCTATCGGGTGACGGAAGATGAGAGCAAAGAGAAGTTCTATGTTCTCAACATGTTCCCTTACCCTTCAGGGGCCGGTCTGCACGTGGGACACCCGTTGGGCTACATCGCTTCAGACATCTACGCGCGCTATAAACGGCTGAGAGGTTTCAATGTGCTCAACCCTATGGGTTATGATGCTTACGGATTGCCGGCCGAACAATATGCTATCCAAACGGGACAACACCCTGCTGTGACTACAGAAACGAATATCAAGAGATATAGAGAGCAGTTGGATAAAATCGGTTTCTCCTTCGACTGGAGCCGAGAAGTACGCACCTGCGATCCGTCTTATTATAAATGGACGCAGTGGACGTTCCAAAAGATGTTCGATTCTTACTATGACAATGCCCAACAACGGGCTTTGCCTATCGAAAATCTCATCGCTCATCTCTCTAAACAAGGTACTGTAGGGCTGAATGCGGCTTGTTCGGAAGAACTTTCGCTCTCGGCCGAAGCGTGGAAAGCCCTGAATGAGAAAGAACAACAAGAGGTGTTGATGAACTATCGCATAGCTTATCTGGGCGAAACGATGGTGAATTGGTGCGCCGAATTGGGCACTGTGCTGGCCAACGATGAGGTGATAGACGGTGTGAGCGAACGTGGCGGCTATCCGGTGGTGCAGAAAAAGATGCGCCAATGGTGTCTCCGGGTGAGTGCTTACGCACAAAGACTGCTCGAAGGTCTGGAAGAAGTGGACTGGACTGAGTCGCTGAAAGAGACACAACGCAACTGGATTGGACGATCGGAAGGGGCCGAAGTAGAGTTTGCTGTTCAAGATAGCGACCTGAAAATCACGATTTTCACCACCCGAGCCGATACGCTATTCGGCGTAACCTTTATGGTGCTGGCTCCCGAAAGCGAATGGGTGCCCCTGCTGACAAAGCCCGAACGACAGAAAGAAGTGGACGAATATCTCGCTGCAACCAAAAAACGTACGGAACGTGAGCGTATCTCCGACCGTCGGGTCAGCGGTGTTTTCACCGGCTCTTACGGCGTGAATCCGCTCACAGGCGAGGCTGTTCCCATCTGGATCAGCGACTATGTGTTGTGCGGTTACGGTACGGGAGCCATCATGGCCGTGCCTGCTCATGATAGCAGAGACTATGCTTTCGCTCGTCATTTCTCGCTGCCCATCGTTCCGTTGATTGAGGGAGCCGATGTGAGCGAGCAGAGTTTCGATGCCAAAGAGGGTATTGTGATGAACTCTCCTGCTGCATCTTCGGTCTCAAAAGAAGGTTCGAGGGGTGGACATCAGACGAAAAACGCTGAATTGGTGCTCAACGGACTCACCGTGAAAGAGGCCATTGCCAAGACCAAGGTCTATCTGTCGGAACACGGACTGGGACGTATCAAGGTGAATTATCGCCTGCGTGATGCGATCTTTTCTCGTCAACGCTATTGGGGAGAACCGTTTCCTGTGTATTATAAGGAAGGAATGCCTTGCATGATTCCCGACAAATGCCTACCTTTGGAACTGCCCGCAGTGGACGAATACAAACCTACCGCAACCGGAGAGCCGCCTTTGGGCAACGCTAAGCTGTGGGCCTGGGACGAGAAAGCACAGCAGGTGGTAGCAACGGAGAAGATCAACAACGTAGATGTCTTCCCGCTTGAATTGAATACGATGCCCGGATTTGCCGGCTCTTCAGCCTATTACCTGCGTTATATGTCGCCCCACGATAACCAAGCCTTAGTCAATCGTAAGGCCGATGCTTATTGGCAGAACGTGGATCTCTATGTGGGCGGAACGGAACATGCCACGGGACATCTTATCTACAGTAGGTTTTGGAATCAGTTTCTCTACGACCTGGGCGTGTCTTGTCGGGAAGAACCGTTCCGGAAATTGGTGAATCAGGGGATGATTCAAGGTCGCAGCAATTTTGTTTACCGTGTGGCGACATCGCAGACAGAGGCTACTGCCGTGCCCACCTTTGTGTCTTTCGGACTGAAAGAGAGCTATGACGTGACTCCGATTCATGTCGATGTGAACATTGTTCACGGCGATGTGCTCGACCTGGAAGCCTTTAAGGCCTGGCGTCCGGAGTATCAAGACGCACAGTTGATCCTGGAAGACGGTCGTTATCTCTGCGGTTGGGCGGTAGAAAAGATGTCGAAAAGCATGTACAACGTAGTGAATCCCGATCGTATTGTAGAACAGTATGGGGCTGATACGCTGCGTCTTTACGAGATGTTCTTAGGCCCTGTGGAGCAGAGTAAGCCCTGGGATACCAACGGAATCGACGGTTGTCACCGTTTCTTAAAGAAGTTCTGGGGACTGTTTTATCATCATCGAACGGGCGAATTCCTTCCCAACGACACGCCAGCTACGGCCGAAGAACTGAAATCGGCTCATCGTTTGCTGAAGAAACTGACGGCTGACATCGAGCAATTCTCCTACAATACGGCTGTCTCCGCTTTCATGATCTGTGTCAACGAGCTGTCTCAAGCCCACTGTACGAACCGCGAACTGCTGACCAAACTTGTGGTAGCACTTGCTCCTTTTGCACCGCACATCACCGAAGAACTATGGGCAGCACTGGGAAACAGCGGTAGTGTGTGCGACGCACAATGGTCTTTGCACGACGAACGCTACCTGGTTGAGAGCGAAATACAGCTCACTGTCTCCTTTAACGGTAAGGCTCGCTATCAGAAAACCTTCCCCGCCGATGCCGCAAATGCCGACATCGAGCAGGCCGTTCTTGAAGATGAACGTTCACAAAAATACCTCGACGGCAAGCAAATCCTCAAAGTGATTATCGTGCCGAAGAAGATAGTCAATGTTGTAGTGAAAGGATAAAGGAGGAAAAAGCGATGACCATCGACCACAAAATCATTTTCAACGAGGTGAAAGATTATGTCTTTATCACCCTCGGACTGTGTCTTTATGCTTTCGGGCTTGTTGTTTTCCTCATGCCCTATGAGATTGTTACTGGTGGCGTAACTGGTATGTCGCTTGTCATTTACTATGCCACCGGTTTCAAATTGGAAAACACCTATCTCATCATCAACATCTCTCTGTTGGCATTAGCCCTGAAAGTGCTGGGCTGGCGGTTCTTGATGAAAACCATTTACGCCATTGTGGCCCTCTATTTTATCGTGAAATTCGCCCAATGGTTGATGCCTAAGGATGTCAACGGCCAACTAATTAAGATTCTTGGCGAAGGACAGAACTTCATGTCGTTGCTGATTGGTTGCACCCTGACGGGATCTTCGCTCGCTATTGTCTTTCTCAACAACGGCAGTACGGGTGGAACCGACATCATTGCAGCCGTGGTGAACAAGTATTTTAATCTTTCCTTGGGGCAAGTTCTGTTCTTAGTAGATATCGTTATCATTGGCAGCTGTTTCTTCTTTCCGCAGTTCGGCAGTTACTTCGACCGTTCTCGCATGATGGTCTTTGGGCTTTGCACGATGATTATCGAAAACTTTATGCTCGATTACGTGATGAATGCCCGCCGCGAGTCGGTTCAGTTTCTCATCTTCTCCAAGATGCACCAAGAGATTGCCAGTGCCATTGCCCTCCATACCGACCATAGTTTGACGATACTCGACGGTCATGGCTGGTACACCGGGCAAGACATGAAAGTGCTGTGTGTACTGGCTAAGAAGAACGAAAGCCAGATGATATTCCGTCTCATCAAGATGATCGACCCCAAAGCCTTTGTGAGTCAGAGTGCAGTCATCGGCGTTTATGGCGAAGGATTCGACACCATCAAGGTAAAAACACCCAAAGAGCTACCAACGAAAGGAAGACCGAAAGAGAACAAGAACGCTTAATTGGGTAGCGAAAAGACCTCCCCAAGAGAGGTCGTCATGCCTCTTCAAGAGACCAAAAGGCCCGGTGCGACATCGCACCGGGCCTTTTGTGTGGGAAGCATCTGCCCATCAACGTCTTTCCCATTCGGAAAGAAAAGTATCACAGTAGCTTGAGATAAGCCCCATAGCCCTCCTTTTCCATGTCGGC from Prevotella sp. oral taxon 475 encodes:
- a CDS encoding DUF6850 family outer membrane beta-barrel protein; this encodes MTFPASKYLLQAALLMMPGLLLAKGRDGAQAAYRDFRLIQQSDAWLTSVNAAGLTAYQWRNISTAQVDWKLSQGDLVDYFQSAHTVQAGAQVESFYRLNARSVLYGKMSYDNFSGRNMVGSAFIDPTRKPFDLSEDSLTNSGKKHRDTYRLVGAFGIDLWRGLAFGAKVDYTAANYAKYKDLRHRNTLMDMKFSVGITAPVGRLLRLGANYFYRRSTESLRFTTYGKSEKPYQSLIDYAAFMGEVEQLGNYGFTDQTTTQPLVDEYNGGALQVALQADRMSFFNSLQVVRRHGHYGRNSPYSILYTHHRANLYEYRGVLSLHRGHNLHQLALNIDIENLENHKNTYRSMLNEAGSTYYAYYDAVKMANKVWTEGSLIYTAFLGICAERSVWTLQAGIRFMQRKQTAYRYPYFRRQDIRHTEPFVSVERNIPVGTSLLTTTVGLAALWGSGEPFVDGTFATPSNKQSPPPTMDAYLYRNYHCLTARQQALYAALKYSFVVPGTLFPVYAKADFHWRHTPQSSPLLNNQHRSRLLLAVGCIF
- the leuS gene encoding leucine--tRNA ligase, whose protein sequence is MEYNFREIEKKWQKRWAEMATYRVTEDESKEKFYVLNMFPYPSGAGLHVGHPLGYIASDIYARYKRLRGFNVLNPMGYDAYGLPAEQYAIQTGQHPAVTTETNIKRYREQLDKIGFSFDWSREVRTCDPSYYKWTQWTFQKMFDSYYDNAQQRALPIENLIAHLSKQGTVGLNAACSEELSLSAEAWKALNEKEQQEVLMNYRIAYLGETMVNWCAELGTVLANDEVIDGVSERGGYPVVQKKMRQWCLRVSAYAQRLLEGLEEVDWTESLKETQRNWIGRSEGAEVEFAVQDSDLKITIFTTRADTLFGVTFMVLAPESEWVPLLTKPERQKEVDEYLAATKKRTERERISDRRVSGVFTGSYGVNPLTGEAVPIWISDYVLCGYGTGAIMAVPAHDSRDYAFARHFSLPIVPLIEGADVSEQSFDAKEGIVMNSPAASSVSKEGSRGGHQTKNAELVLNGLTVKEAIAKTKVYLSEHGLGRIKVNYRLRDAIFSRQRYWGEPFPVYYKEGMPCMIPDKCLPLELPAVDEYKPTATGEPPLGNAKLWAWDEKAQQVVATEKINNVDVFPLELNTMPGFAGSSAYYLRYMSPHDNQALVNRKADAYWQNVDLYVGGTEHATGHLIYSRFWNQFLYDLGVSCREEPFRKLVNQGMIQGRSNFVYRVATSQTEATAVPTFVSFGLKESYDVTPIHVDVNIVHGDVLDLEAFKAWRPEYQDAQLILEDGRYLCGWAVEKMSKSMYNVVNPDRIVEQYGADTLRLYEMFLGPVEQSKPWDTNGIDGCHRFLKKFWGLFYHHRTGEFLPNDTPATAEELKSAHRLLKKLTADIEQFSYNTAVSAFMICVNELSQAHCTNRELLTKLVVALAPFAPHITEELWAALGNSGSVCDAQWSLHDERYLVESEIQLTVSFNGKARYQKTFPADAANADIEQAVLEDERSQKYLDGKQILKVIIVPKKIVNVVVKG
- a CDS encoding YitT family protein; protein product: MTIDHKIIFNEVKDYVFITLGLCLYAFGLVVFLMPYEIVTGGVTGMSLVIYYATGFKLENTYLIINISLLALALKVLGWRFLMKTIYAIVALYFIVKFAQWLMPKDVNGQLIKILGEGQNFMSLLIGCTLTGSSLAIVFLNNGSTGGTDIIAAVVNKYFNLSLGQVLFLVDIVIIGSCFFFPQFGSYFDRSRMMVFGLCTMIIENFMLDYVMNARRESVQFLIFSKMHQEIASAIALHTDHSLTILDGHGWYTGQDMKVLCVLAKKNESQMIFRLIKMIDPKAFVSQSAVIGVYGEGFDTIKVKTPKELPTKGRPKENKNA